In Salarias fasciatus chromosome 2, fSalaFa1.1, whole genome shotgun sequence, one genomic interval encodes:
- the LOC115401977 gene encoding uncharacterized protein LOC115401977, with the protein MLAEGFLRLLHYREERKFASRQMGWETKPHCSEPVNSAAPDSADLQVPEAPTGLGVEGPDSTRAQGLRASPRGPAGLSIPGCSPMHIVDCSLLEQYPDLQVVDPGHFSLNPSRASLSQFNLLSPYHEALPHPELAAPPEPQADALTSVPDQGYLVMGHSANISLDLPGSGLEPMSNSVLNGLLEKQLEEVYMQHLTDNLARCNSHLGNSLLHGLVPPPQPGSQAQGPVSLEDSQEDSCTKVSHLNTHTLAICSSNFSSPVLRISEAADPYLQ; encoded by the exons ATGTTGGCTGAAGGTTTCCTCAGACTGCTGCActacagggaggagaggaagtttGCTTCCAGGCAGATGGGATGGGAGACAAAGCCGCACTGTAGTGAGCCGGTAAACAGCGCCGCGCCCGACTCTGCAGACCTCCAGGTGCCTGAAGCTCCAACAG GGCTGGGCGTGGAGGGGCCGGACTCCACCCGGGCCCAGGGACTGAGAGCCAGCCCTCGGGGTCCTGCAGGCCTCTCGATCCCCGGCTGTTCGCCGATGCACATCGTGGactgcagcctgctggagcaGTACCCGGACCTGCAGGTGGTCGACCCCGGCCACTTCTCTCTCAACCCCTCCAGAGCCAGCCTCAGCCAGTTCAACCTTCTGTCTCCCTACCATGAAGCTCTCCCTCACCCGGAGCTGGCGGCCCCGCCGGAGCCTCAGGCCGACGCGCTGACATCCGTGCCGGACCAGGGTTACCTGGTGATGGGACACAGCGCCAACATCAGCCTGGATCTGCCCGGATCGGGCCTGGAGCCCATGTCCAACTCCGTGCTGAACGGgctgctggagaagcagctggaggaggtgtaCATGCAGCACCTGACTGACAACCTGGCCCGGTGCAACTCCCACCTGGGGAACAGCCTCCTGCACGGCCTGGTGCCCCCGCCGCAGCCCGGGAGCCAGGCGCAGGGGCCCGTGTCgctggaggacagtcaggaaGACAGCTGCACTAAAGTCAGCCATCTGAACACCCACACCTTAGCTATCTGCTCATCCAACTTCAGCTCCCCGGTGCTGAGAATTTCAGAGGCCGCCGACCCCtatctgcagtga